TGAACACGGTGCGGACATCGTGGTGCACTCGTTAACTAAATATATCGGTGGTCATGGCACCTCAATCGGTGGAATGGTGATTGATTCAGGTAAATTCCCATGGGCGGAGCACGCAGAGCGTTTTTCTCTGCTGGTTGAGCCAGATATCGCCTATCACGGCGTCAGTTATACTGAGCACTTCGGTGCTGCGGCGTTTATTGCGCGTTGCCGCGTGGCACCGCTTCGTGGAACAGGAGCGGCATTATCGCCATTCAACGCCTTCTTGATTTTACAAGGTCTGGAAACGCTAGCGTTAAGAATGGAGCGCCATACTGAAAATGCATTAAAAGTGGCACAATTCCTCGAAAACCATCCTCAAGTGGCATGGGTAAAATATGCGGGTCTACCAAGCAACCCTGAGCACGCACTGGCGCAAAAATATATGCAAGGCAAACCTGCCAGTATCATGTCTTTTGGGATCAAAGGTGGGCAGGAAGCCGGTGCGCGTTTTATTGATGCACTGAACCTGATTGTTCGCTTGGTCAATATTGGAGATGCAAAATCATTAGCTTGCCATCCAGCATCCACCACCCATCGTCAATTAAATGATGCGGAGCTAGCTCGTGCAGGGGTGTCGCGCGATATGATCCGTTTATCCATTGGTATTGAGCATATTGATGACATTCTTGCTGACTTAATCCAAGCTTTGGATGCAGCCAAGTAAATCTTGTTAAGCAGCTACCGATAAATAAAGGCGGTTATTGTGAAGAATATATTGCAATAACTGCCTTTATTGTTATCTGCGTGATTAACTATTGGGTTTTATTCTTCTTTTTAGAATTAATAACTATTCGCAAGCTGCACCGTTTTTTAATTTATTTTTCATTCTGTTAAAAATAAATTAAAATCGCTGAACTATTGTTTTTTAATCGAGTCTTAACAAGCAGCTCATCCTGTTATCTTAATGTTGAAATAAAAGATTCATTTATTGATTGTTTATCTCATATGGGCATATGTGATACGAAAACGTTTATTGGTTTATACTGGGTTTAGTCGAACTAATGATAATAGAACCCTGATTTGATTAATCAAAAGTGCCTGAAGCTTCGGCGCAAATAATAATTATTAAATATTTATGACAATAATGGTTGAGATTAAATGATGATGGCAAATAATAAAGTTGCCTACTTTAAGTGGTGCCTATTATTCGGTTTTGTACTCATAACCTATTTCCTTCCTCTCAATGGGCGCATGCTATGGCAGCCTGATGAGCTACGCTATGCAGAAATCAGCCGTGAGCTGATATTAAGTCACCATTGGAGCGTACCTGAGCTGCTTGGTATCCGCTATTTTGAAAAACCGATTTTGGGTTATTGGGTCGGTTCTTTCTTCCAAATGTTATTTGGTGAAAACAATGTCTCAGTTCGATTGGGTGTGGTTTTTAGCACCCTGATCAGCGGGCTATTTGTTTACCTCAGCGCAAAGATGGCATGGAAAAATAAAGACCTCGCGTTTAATGCGGTGCTTATTTATCTTTCCATGTTTATGATTTTGACCATTGGGACATACAATATCCTTGACCCAATTGTGACCGCTTTTATTACGATGATTATCTTCTTTTTCCAATGGGGGATAACCACGACACAACGCACTCATAAACTGTATGCATATATTCTGATTGGTGTGGCATGTGGCTTAGGGGTCATGACAAAAGGCTTTTTAGTCTTAGTGCTTCCCGTTTTAGTGTGTTCCGTTAGCGCAATTTACTTCAAAAAACTCAAAGACGTCTGCCTGTACGCATTAATTTCTATTATTGTCGCGGTGTTAGTTTGCTTACCGTGGGCGCTGACTATTGCCAGCCTAGAGCCAGATTTTTGGAGCTACTTTTTCTGGGTTGAGCATATTCAGCGTTTTATGGCTGATAACGCACAAAACAAATCTCCGTTCTGGTTCTATATGCCGATTTTATTGGCGGCGGTGCTTCCGTGGCTAGGTTACCTCTTTTCATCCATTGCACACGCAGTTCGCGCTAGAGGCATGAATCTTTATTTCTTATTCTGGGCAGCGCTGCCTTTCCTATTTTTTAGTGTGACGAAAGGGAAGCTACTCACCTATATTCTGCCATGCATCGCACCTATCGCGATTTTGATGGCATCCTATTTGCAGCAGGTTTTAACCCAGAATAAAGTGGCTACCATTCGCCTGAATGCGCTGATAAACATCACGTTGGGTGTCGCGGCAGCTGGGGCATTTATTGCATCACCTTACTTCCCTAAAATGAATTTATATCAAGGGGATGAAAGCTACAAAATGTGGATTGCCGCAGGGACGTTTCTGTTTTGGGCAGCGATGGGTGTGGTGTCATTTAACCGCAAATTCTGGTCATTGGCAGCCGCTTGTACGTTAGTACTCAGCCTCAGTATTGGGCATGTGATCCCTAAATACATAGAGAGCAATAACACACCGCAAGGCGTGTTAACTAAATACCAAGATCAGCTACAAAACCGCGCGATACTCTTAACCAATAACGTGGGATTAGGCACTGCGTTGGCTTGGGTATTAAAACGCGATGACATTACCATGCTGTATCAAACGGGTGAGCTAGGCTACGGGCTGAATTACCCTGATGCAGAAAACCGTTTTTACCGTTTAGAGCAGTTACCAAGCTTGCTGGCGAGCCAAAATAACCGCAACGTCGCGGTGGTGGTTGATGCTTCACAAAATGAAGTTATTGATGCTCTACCGGGTACGCCAATCATTATTAAAGAAGGTAAATTAGTGATGGCTTTCTATGAAGGTCAGTAAATTAATAGCTTGATGCTCTATTCTTGAGAGCCTATTGAAGAAGAGCCGCACTACGA
The Providencia alcalifaciens DNA segment above includes these coding regions:
- a CDS encoding bifunctional O-acetylhomoserine aminocarboxypropyltransferase/cysteine synthase yields the protein MKLETLSIHAGYSPDPTTKSVAVPIYQTTSYAFDDTQHGADLFDLKVAGNIYTRIMNPTNDVLEKRVAALEGGIAGLAVASGMAAITYAIQTIAQVGDNIVSVAKLYGGTYNLLAHTLPRLGIETRFAEHDDLAALEALIDEKTKAVFCESISNPAGFIVDLAALAEVAHRHGVPLIVDNTVATPYLCRPFEHGADIVVHSLTKYIGGHGTSIGGMVIDSGKFPWAEHAERFSLLVEPDIAYHGVSYTEHFGAAAFIARCRVAPLRGTGAALSPFNAFLILQGLETLALRMERHTENALKVAQFLENHPQVAWVKYAGLPSNPEHALAQKYMQGKPASIMSFGIKGGQEAGARFIDALNLIVRLVNIGDAKSLACHPASTTHRQLNDAELARAGVSRDMIRLSIGIEHIDDILADLIQALDAAK
- the arnT gene encoding lipid IV(A) 4-amino-4-deoxy-L-arabinosyltransferase yields the protein MMMANNKVAYFKWCLLFGFVLITYFLPLNGRMLWQPDELRYAEISRELILSHHWSVPELLGIRYFEKPILGYWVGSFFQMLFGENNVSVRLGVVFSTLISGLFVYLSAKMAWKNKDLAFNAVLIYLSMFMILTIGTYNILDPIVTAFITMIIFFFQWGITTTQRTHKLYAYILIGVACGLGVMTKGFLVLVLPVLVCSVSAIYFKKLKDVCLYALISIIVAVLVCLPWALTIASLEPDFWSYFFWVEHIQRFMADNAQNKSPFWFYMPILLAAVLPWLGYLFSSIAHAVRARGMNLYFLFWAALPFLFFSVTKGKLLTYILPCIAPIAILMASYLQQVLTQNKVATIRLNALINITLGVAAAGAFIASPYFPKMNLYQGDESYKMWIAAGTFLFWAAMGVVSFNRKFWSLAAACTLVLSLSIGHVIPKYIESNNTPQGVLTKYQDQLQNRAILLTNNVGLGTALAWVLKRDDITMLYQTGELGYGLNYPDAENRFYRLEQLPSLLASQNNRNVAVVVDASQNEVIDALPGTPIIIKEGKLVMAFYEGQ